One Candidatus Baltobacteraceae bacterium DNA segment encodes these proteins:
- a CDS encoding rhodanese-like domain-containing protein → MDPQRVQGTTTPIVDARRHRHGKQIRGSVHYDPKKLQNVDPLVLPLPHDGPIAVYAEDDERAEAAAALLRAAGYDGAAILDGGLDAWEERGYPLEDASEEQPVPGDESAGTRLL, encoded by the coding sequence ATGGACCCCCAACGCGTGCAGGGCACGACCACTCCGATCGTAGATGCGCGCCGGCATCGGCACGGCAAGCAAATTCGCGGGTCGGTGCACTACGATCCGAAGAAACTTCAAAACGTCGATCCCCTCGTGCTGCCGTTGCCGCACGATGGGCCGATCGCGGTCTATGCTGAAGACGACGAGCGCGCGGAAGCGGCCGCAGCTTTGCTGCGGGCGGCCGGCTACGATGGTGCCGCGATTCTGGACGGCGGACTGGATGCGTGGGAAGAGCGCGGCTATCCGCTCGAGGACGCGTCGGAAGAACAGCCGGTACCGGGCGACGAGTCGGCCGGTACGCGACTGCTTTAA